The following coding sequences lie in one Mercenaria mercenaria strain notata chromosome 5, MADL_Memer_1, whole genome shotgun sequence genomic window:
- the LOC123556304 gene encoding probable G-protein coupled receptor No18, with protein MVNESLTTTAAGALTVNDTSGFDKTAVVQRLNDEMAHLMIPATVYISVLMVLGLVGNCMVCYYYGFKTRRTTNSFFIVVLALYDITVCAFCMPTEIADIELFYTFENNVACKILRFVNYLAGIGSILTLIAIATDRFKKICKVTAPQMTMKTAKVIGSVVFGAALLLSWPSLIIYGSIKVNIPTDLDIELKGSDCTSTKDRQYRKYVWAFNIVHFVMFFACSIVLIVLYSIIGKTIYQHQKGMRQYGSGNKTASSSNETSFSTSSARDDSKLEDNHDSNRNTNGQTSDKATESKSQKANREISRKSTVKSKDKCKTIDSETIKLTIIMIVVTVVFIVSFLPYLSLTVWRVYKGKHEAEFLSGGGLVGFKIGSRSFLLNNTLNPWIYGIFNSNFRRFFFGWLHCKRSP; from the coding sequence ATGGTTAACGAAAGCTTAACAACCACTGCTGCAGGGGCACTAACGGTAAACGATACCAGTGGATTTGACAAAACGGCAGTAGTTCAAAGGCTGAATGATGAAATGGCACACTTGATGATCCCAGCTACAGTCTACATTTCTGTTTTGATGGTCTTAGGTCTTGTTGGAAACTGTATGGTGTGTTATTATTATGGATTTAAGACAAGACGAACAACAAACAGTTTCTTCATTGTAGTTCTTGCTTTATATGATATAACGGTATGTGCATTTTGTATGCCTACAGAAATAGCTGATATAGAACTGTTTTACACGTTTGAAAACAATGTAGCATGTAAGATCCTTAGGTTTGTGAACTATCTGGCAGGTATCGGATCTATTCTGACCTTAATTGCTATAGCTACGGACCGGTTTAAAAAGATATGCAAGGTGACGGCCCCTCAAATGACTATGAAAACAGCAAAAGTGATAGGCTCAGTTGTTTTCGGGGCAGCACTCTTGTTGTCATGGCCTTCCTTGATTATTTATGGTTCTATTAAAGTAAATATTCCCACAGATCTTGACATTGAATTAAAAGGTTCTGATTGTACTTCTACGAAAGACAGGCAATACAGAAAGTATGTATGGGCATTCAATATCGTACACTTCGTGATGTTTTTTGCCTGTTCCATAGTTCTGATAGTGTTgtattctattattgggaaaacaATATATCAACACCAGAAAGGTATGAGACAATATGGAAGTGGAAATAAGACTGCTTCTTCATCAAATGAAACGTCTTTTAGCACAAGTTCTGCCAGAGACGACAGTAAACTGGAAGATAATCACGATTCAAATAGAAATACCAACGGCCAAACAAGTGACAAGGCTACTGAATCGAAATCTCAGAAGGCAAACAGGGAGATATCAAGGAAATCAACGGTTAAAAGCAAGGACAAGTGTAAGACAATCGACAGTGAAACAATTAAACTAACAATTATTATGATCGTTGTGACCGTGGTATTTATAGTTAGTTTTCTACCGTATCTGTCTTTAACCGTTTGGAGGGTGTATAAAGGGAAACATGAGGCGGAGTTCTTGTCGGGTGGAGGTCTAGTTGGTTTCAAAATTGGCTCAAGATCTTTTCTACTTAACAATACATTGAATCCCTGGATATACGGCATCTTTAATAGCAACTTTCGCCGTTTCTTCTTTGGATGGTTACATTGCAAAAGATCTCCCTGA